A window of Verrucomicrobiota bacterium contains these coding sequences:
- a CDS encoding sodium-translocating pyrophosphatase: protein MAWAIALVCALVALLFAFIFFKGMMKESEGNETMREIAQHVREGANAYLKRQYTTVTVVFICLSAFLAFLAFGLGVQHKIVPFAFLTGGFFSGLCGWLGMKTATYASARTAEAARNSLDRGLRVAFRSGAVMGLVVVGFGLLDITLWFLGLKWLAPTLGWGELPLHEITVIMLCFGMGASTQALFARVGGGIFTKAADVGADLVGKVEAGIPEDDPRNPATIADNVGDNVGDVAGMGADLYESYCGSILATAALATAAGLGFNGVVVPMLIAGVGILLSVLGAYLVRTKEGASMKQLMGALNMGLWVSSAGILAVSFFAVWWLLGLSSWGVWAAIVVGIVAGLIIGKGTEYYTSMDFGPTRGIARQSQTGPATVIIEGTATGMISTWIPILTIGVGILLAFGLAGGFSDGGLNMGLYGIGLAAVGMLSTLGFTLATDAYGPIADNAGGNAEMSQLGPEVRKRTDALDSLGNTTAATGKGFAIGSAALTALALLAAYIEELKIGLIRVAKGASAVLRPGVERTEAMIRSMSFEDFMEAYGVTLMNPLVLVGIFSGVLLAFVFCALTMKAVGRAAGAMVEEVRRQFREKPGIMEGKDKPDYARCVSISTAGAQREMIFPSLLAIITPIVVGIILGPAGVLGLLAGGLTSGFALAVFMANAGGAWDNAKKYIETGQLGGKGSANHKASVVGDTVGDPFKDTSGPSLNILIKLVSMVSVVVAGLTVKLAPVIQGWLGIR from the coding sequence ATTGCGTGGGCCATCGCGCTCGTGTGCGCACTCGTGGCGCTGCTGTTTGCCTTCATCTTCTTCAAGGGGATGATGAAGGAGAGCGAGGGCAACGAGACGATGCGTGAGATCGCCCAGCACGTGCGCGAGGGTGCCAACGCGTACCTCAAGCGCCAGTACACGACGGTGACCGTCGTTTTCATCTGTCTGAGCGCATTCCTCGCGTTCCTCGCCTTCGGGCTCGGCGTGCAACACAAGATCGTGCCGTTCGCTTTTCTGACCGGCGGCTTCTTCTCGGGGCTGTGCGGCTGGCTGGGTATGAAGACGGCCACGTACGCTTCGGCGCGCACGGCGGAAGCGGCGCGCAACTCGCTTGACCGTGGGCTTCGCGTGGCGTTTCGCAGTGGCGCCGTGATGGGGCTGGTCGTGGTCGGCTTCGGCCTGCTCGACATCACGCTGTGGTTCTTGGGGCTCAAATGGCTTGCGCCAACGCTCGGCTGGGGCGAGCTGCCGTTGCACGAGATCACAGTCATCATGCTCTGCTTCGGCATGGGCGCGAGCACGCAGGCGCTGTTCGCCCGCGTCGGCGGCGGCATCTTCACGAAGGCCGCCGACGTCGGCGCCGACCTCGTGGGCAAGGTCGAAGCCGGCATTCCCGAGGACGATCCACGCAACCCAGCCACGATTGCCGACAACGTGGGCGACAACGTCGGCGACGTCGCCGGCATGGGCGCCGATCTCTATGAGAGCTACTGTGGCTCCATCCTGGCCACGGCCGCACTCGCGACGGCGGCCGGGCTCGGCTTCAACGGGGTCGTGGTGCCGATGCTTATCGCCGGGGTGGGCATCCTGCTCTCGGTGCTGGGCGCGTACCTCGTGCGCACCAAGGAAGGCGCCTCGATGAAGCAGCTTATGGGCGCGCTCAACATGGGGCTGTGGGTCAGCTCGGCCGGGATTCTTGCCGTGTCATTCTTCGCCGTGTGGTGGCTGCTCGGGCTCAGCTCGTGGGGTGTGTGGGCCGCCATCGTGGTCGGCATCGTAGCCGGTCTGATCATCGGCAAGGGTACCGAATACTACACCTCGATGGACTTCGGCCCGACGCGCGGCATTGCCAGGCAGTCGCAGACAGGCCCGGCCACGGTCATCATCGAGGGCACGGCCACGGGCATGATCTCGACGTGGATCCCGATCCTGACCATCGGCGTCGGCATCCTGCTCGCTTTCGGGCTGGCCGGCGGCTTCTCGGATGGCGGCCTGAATATGGGGCTCTACGGCATCGGGCTGGCCGCCGTCGGCATGCTCTCGACGCTGGGCTTTACGCTGGCCACCGACGCCTACGGTCCGATCGCCGACAACGCCGGCGGCAACGCGGAGATGAGCCAGCTCGGACCCGAGGTGCGCAAACGCACCGATGCGCTCGACAGTCTCGGCAACACGACAGCGGCCACGGGCAAGGGTTTCGCCATCGGCTCAGCGGCACTCACGGCGCTTGCGTTGCTGGCTGCCTACATCGAGGAGCTCAAGATCGGCCTTATCCGCGTGGCCAAGGGCGCGAGCGCCGTGTTGAGGCCCGGCGTGGAACGGACCGAAGCCATGATCAGGAGCATGAGCTTTGAGGACTTCATGGAAGCGTACGGCGTTACGCTGATGAACCCGCTCGTGTTGGTTGGCATTTTTTCGGGCGTGCTGCTTGCCTTTGTCTTCTGCGCGCTCACGATGAAGGCCGTCGGCCGGGCCGCCGGCGCGATGGTCGAGGAGGTGCGGCGCCAGTTCCGGGAGAAGCCCGGTATCATGGAGGGCAAGGACAAACCCGACTATGCACGCTGCGTCTCCATCTCGACTGCCGGCGCCCAGCGCGAGATGATTTTCCCGTCGCTGCTGGCGATCATCACGCCCATCGTTGTCGGCATCATTCTCGGCCCGGCCGGGGTGCTCGGTCTGCTCGCTGGCGGACTGACGAGCGGCTTCGCGCTCGCCGTCTTCATGGCCAATGCGGGCGGCGCATGGGACAACGCCAAAAAGTACATCGAGACCGGCCAACTTGGTGGCAAAGGAAGCGCCAACCACAAGGCGAGCGTTGTGGGCGACACCGTGGGCGATCCGTTCAAGGACACCTCCGGCCCGTCACTCAACATTCTCATCAAGCTCGTGAGCATGGTCAGCGTCGTCGTGGCCGGCCTTACTGTCAAGCTGGCGCCCGTCATCCAGGGCTGGCTCGGCATCCGGTGA